The sequence AGGTGGAGTTCGGGTCGCCATTGCCGAAGTTGAAGCCCTTCGAGCAGTCGATCACGTCCTTCAGATCGTTGATGTCGTTGCGGTCGACATTGGTGACGATCAGCGAGTAGTAGCCCGAGGAACCGTCCGGCTTGGCGGTCTTGACGAACACTTCGCCATTGGCGCGGTCCACCGCTTCCATCGCCGACTTGTTGCCGAACCAGCCGATATCCACCTTCTTGAAGCGCATGCCCTCGATCACGCCGGCATAGTCACCGACGAAGAAGGGCTTCACCGGAATGCCGATGGCCTTTTCCATGTCCTTGAGCAGGGGCTCGAAGCTCTTGGCAAGGTTGGCCGAGGACTCGGTGGAGATGAAGCCGAAGTTCAGCTCCTTGATCTCTTCGGCGCGAACCGGGGTGCTCGCGAGAGCGGCCAGCGCGAGGCCGGCGGCGATGAGACGTTTCATGGGGGGTGCTCCTGTCAGGAAACGGTCTGGGTTTGGGGGGCGGCGTCGGCGGGCGCCGGCACCACGAACTGGCTGGGCAGGATCAGCTCCTCGGCGCTGGCGCCGTAGAGCTCGGTCAAAAAGGCCGCGTTGATCTGCGAGGCGGGCCCATCGAACACGACCTTGCCGGCGTTCATCGCCACGACGCGGTCGAAATAGGCGGTGGCGTAATCCACCTGATGCAGCGAGACGACCAGCGCGATGCCGTGGTCGCGGCTCATGGTCACCAGCGTGTCCATCACCCGCTTGGCGCTCTTGGGGTCGAGCGAGGCGATGGGCTCGTCGGCGAGCACCAGCCTGGCGCCCTGCACCAGCGCGCGGGCGATGGCGACGCGCTGCTGCTGGCCGCCGGAAAGCTCGCGGGCCCGCTTGGCGGCGTGCTGGGCGATGCCAACCTCGGCGAGCGCGGCATAGGCGGTGCGGCGCTCATCGGCATTGAACAGGCCGAGCGTGCCGCGCAGCGCGCTCATCCGCCCGAGCGCGCCGACCAGAACATTGGTCAGCACGGAAAGCCGGCCGGACAGCGCGAATTGCTGGAAGACGAGGCCGATATGACGGCGGGCGCTGCGCACCTCGCTGCTGAGCTTGCCGCCTTCCTGCACCTTGACGCCGAAGGAGTGCACGGCACCGGAACCGGCGCCGTTGCGGTCGGCCAGGATGAGGCCGGACGCGAGACGGATCAGCGTCGACTTACCGGAGCCCGAGGCGCCGATGAGGGCGACGCGCTCGCCGGGCTGAATGGTGAGCGAGACATTCTCCAC comes from Ancylobacter polymorphus and encodes:
- the phnC gene encoding phosphonate ABC transporter ATP-binding protein, which translates into the protein MAAALQLDRVSKTYGQMRAVENVSLTIQPGERVALIGASGSGKSTLIRLASGLILADRNGAGSGAVHSFGVKVQEGGKLSSEVRSARRHIGLVFQQFALSGRLSVLTNVLVGALGRMSALRGTLGLFNADERRTAYAALAEVGIAQHAAKRARELSGGQQQRVAIARALVQGARLVLADEPIASLDPKSAKRVMDTLVTMSRDHGIALVVSLHQVDYATAYFDRVVAMNAGKVVFDGPASQINAAFLTELYGASAEELILPSQFVVPAPADAAPQTQTVS